One genomic window of Desulfuromonas sp. AOP6 includes the following:
- the gspE gene encoding type II secretion system ATPase GspE, whose amino-acid sequence MSTLSSHKGTEGTTVWRSLATILQEDFAIPAEKIREADETRQESGRRLGETLLAMKVITPAILSRALASQRGLEFLEAIPDSGTDADLLNLVPIAFAKEYRVFPLSRKEGYLRVAVADPADSRPLNDLAALTREAIEVVVAAPEEILRAVNQAYERRAGEAQEVIEDIEEGFGGDLARNLEPADLLDASDEAPVIRFVNSLITQAYKERASDIHIEPFETSLVVRYRIDGILYEVLQPPHKAQASITSRIKIMSGLNIAEKRLPQDGRFRVRIAGKDVDVRVSTLPTAFGERVVLRLLDKASNVLTLEEIGMDPSMLKQVNAMIHKSHGIFLVTGPTGSGKTTTLYAALTRLNSREKNIITVEDPIEYQLTGVGQIQVNAKINLTFANGLRAILRQDPDIIMVGEIRDRETAEIAVQSALTGHMVFSTLHTNDSAGALTRLVEMGIEPFLAASSIVGILAQRLVRRICPHCREPHPPSMDRFTEMGLTDSLPKDATFYHGRGCEKCMDIGYRGRSGIYELLPVDEPVRELLLQNKDSASIRNSAIKRGMSTLWDSGIARALEGETTLEEVLRVTQEEV is encoded by the coding sequence ATGAGCACTCTCAGCAGTCATAAAGGAACCGAGGGAACGACGGTCTGGCGATCGCTGGCAACGATCCTGCAGGAAGATTTCGCCATACCGGCAGAGAAGATCCGGGAGGCCGACGAAACCCGCCAGGAGAGCGGCAGGCGCCTGGGCGAGACCCTGCTGGCCATGAAGGTCATTACCCCCGCCATTCTCAGCCGGGCCCTGGCCAGCCAGCGGGGGCTGGAATTTCTGGAAGCCATCCCCGACAGCGGCACCGATGCCGATCTGCTCAACCTCGTCCCCATCGCCTTTGCCAAAGAATACCGCGTGTTTCCTCTGTCGCGTAAAGAGGGATATCTGCGGGTAGCCGTCGCCGATCCGGCCGACAGCCGCCCCCTGAACGATCTCGCCGCCCTGACCCGGGAGGCTATCGAGGTAGTGGTGGCCGCACCCGAGGAAATCCTGCGCGCGGTCAATCAGGCCTATGAGCGCCGGGCCGGCGAAGCACAGGAGGTCATCGAGGACATCGAGGAAGGGTTCGGCGGCGACCTCGCCCGCAACCTGGAACCGGCCGATCTGCTCGATGCCTCCGACGAGGCCCCTGTTATCCGCTTCGTCAACAGCTTGATCACCCAGGCTTACAAGGAGCGGGCCAGCGATATCCATATCGAGCCTTTTGAGACGAGCCTGGTCGTGCGCTACCGTATCGACGGCATTCTCTACGAGGTGCTGCAGCCGCCGCACAAGGCGCAGGCCAGCATCACTTCGCGCATTAAGATCATGTCCGGCCTGAATATCGCCGAAAAGCGTCTGCCGCAGGATGGCCGTTTTCGCGTGCGCATCGCCGGCAAGGATGTGGACGTGCGCGTCTCGACGCTGCCAACGGCCTTCGGCGAACGGGTGGTGCTGAGGCTCCTGGACAAGGCATCCAACGTCTTGACCCTGGAAGAGATCGGCATGGACCCATCCATGCTCAAACAGGTCAACGCCATGATCCACAAAAGTCACGGCATTTTCCTGGTGACTGGCCCCACCGGCTCGGGCAAGACGACGACCCTCTATGCGGCCCTCACCCGCCTCAACAGTCGGGAGAAGAACATCATCACCGTCGAGGATCCCATCGAGTACCAGCTGACCGGTGTCGGCCAGATCCAGGTCAACGCCAAGATCAACCTGACCTTCGCCAACGGCCTGCGCGCCATTTTGCGCCAGGACCCCGACATCATCATGGTCGGCGAGATCCGCGACCGCGAGACGGCGGAAATCGCCGTGCAGTCCGCCCTGACCGGCCACATGGTCTTTTCGACCCTGCACACCAACGACTCTGCCGGCGCCCTGACCCGCCTGGTGGAAATGGGAATCGAACCCTTCCTGGCCGCCTCGTCCATCGTCGGCATTCTGGCCCAGCGCCTGGTGCGGCGCATCTGCCCCCACTGCCGCGAGCCGCATCCGCCCTCCATGGACCGATTCACTGAGATGGGCCTGACCGACAGTCTGCCGAAAGACGCCACCTTCTACCATGGACGTGGCTGTGAGAAATGCATGGACATCGGCTATCGCGGCCGCAGTGGCATCTACGAACTGCTGCCCGTGGACGAGCCGGTACGGGAACTGCTGCTGCAGAACAAGGACTCGGCCAGCATCCGCAACTCCGCTATCAAGCGCGGCATGAGTACCCTGTGGGATTCCGGCATTGCCCGCGCGCTGGAAGGCGAGACCACCCTTGAGGAAGTTCTGCGCGTCACCCAGGAGGAAGTGTAG
- the gspF gene encoding type II secretion system inner membrane protein GspF, which translates to MPLFEYTGFDARGKKVSGVVEASGKKLGLQKLRDQGVYATALKEEKTARGEKVKRTATLFKSSVSTMELAAATRQMATLLGAGLPLDETLQTVSSQLENPTLGRTLSRVREEVVRGESLHQSLAAQGRVFPELYVNMIEVGENSGTLEQVLQRLADFLEEQVRMKSRLRAALAYPILMAFIGGAVLVFLVTFVVPKVTRMLEDLGQSLPWPTLLLIRGSDLMVDYAWLIVALLVAAIFAFLRFRRTERGRWQLHRLALSIPVVGRLNLLVATSRFARTLGTLLQSGLPLLAALDITRNLLQNQLLREALEDTAAAVREGEGLSAPLKRAAVFPPMLTQMTAVGERSGDMETMLFRVADAYDHEVELAITGALSLLEPLMILLMGTVVGFIVMAILLPIFQASQGIG; encoded by the coding sequence GTGCCTCTTTTCGAGTACACAGGTTTTGACGCCCGCGGCAAAAAGGTCTCCGGCGTGGTCGAGGCTTCCGGTAAAAAGCTGGGGTTGCAGAAGCTGCGCGACCAGGGAGTCTATGCCACCGCTCTGAAGGAAGAAAAAACAGCCAGGGGCGAGAAGGTCAAACGGACGGCGACGCTCTTCAAAAGCAGCGTGTCGACCATGGAGCTGGCGGCGGCCACCCGCCAGATGGCCACCCTGCTCGGAGCGGGCCTGCCTCTGGACGAAACCCTGCAGACCGTCAGCTCGCAACTCGAGAACCCGACCCTGGGCCGGACTCTCTCCCGTGTGCGCGAAGAGGTGGTACGGGGCGAATCGCTGCACCAGAGTCTGGCGGCGCAAGGACGGGTCTTCCCCGAACTTTATGTCAACATGATCGAGGTCGGCGAAAACAGCGGCACCCTGGAGCAGGTGCTCCAGCGCCTGGCCGATTTTCTGGAAGAACAGGTTCGCATGAAGAGCCGGCTGCGTGCCGCCCTCGCCTACCCCATTCTCATGGCCTTCATTGGTGGCGCCGTCCTCGTCTTTCTGGTCACCTTCGTCGTGCCCAAGGTCACCCGCATGCTGGAGGATCTGGGACAGTCCCTGCCCTGGCCGACCCTGCTCCTCATTCGCGGCAGCGATCTCATGGTCGATTACGCCTGGCTCATTGTGGCCCTGCTGGTCGCCGCCATCTTTGCCTTTTTGCGTTTTCGCCGCACAGAACGCGGACGCTGGCAGCTGCACCGCCTCGCCCTGTCGATCCCCGTGGTCGGCCGCCTGAATCTCCTGGTGGCCACCTCGCGGTTCGCCCGCACCCTGGGCACCCTGCTGCAGAGTGGACTGCCCCTGTTGGCAGCCCTCGACATCACCCGCAATCTGCTGCAGAACCAGTTGCTGCGTGAAGCTCTGGAGGATACCGCCGCGGCTGTGCGCGAGGGAGAAGGCCTTTCCGCCCCCCTCAAGCGGGCAGCGGTCTTTCCTCCCATGCTGACGCAGATGACCGCCGTCGGCGAACGCAGCGGCGACATGGAAACCATGCTTTTTCGCGTGGCCGATGCCTACGACCACGAAGTGGAACTGGCGATCACCGGTGCCCTCTCCCTGCTGGAACCGCTGATGATTCTCCTGATGGGAACCGTCGTCGGTTTCATCGTTATGGCCATCCTGCTGCCGATTTTTCAAGCCAGTCAGGGGATCGGCTGA
- the gspG gene encoding type II secretion system major pseudopilin GspG, whose product MKRSTLRNQKGFTLIEIMVVVVILGILAGIVVPQLLDRPEEARRTKAAVQIKSIEEALALYKLDNGNFPSTEQGLAALAQKPATGLIPTRYREGGYLKKIPQDPWNNNYVYLSPGTRGDYDLLSYGADGEPGGEGKNADITNWDLE is encoded by the coding sequence ATGAAACGCTCAACCTTACGGAACCAGAAGGGTTTCACCCTCATCGAAATCATGGTCGTGGTCGTTATTCTCGGCATTCTGGCGGGCATCGTCGTGCCCCAGCTCCTTGATCGCCCTGAAGAGGCGCGGCGCACCAAAGCTGCCGTGCAGATCAAGAGCATCGAGGAAGCCCTGGCCCTCTACAAACTCGACAACGGCAACTTCCCCTCAACGGAGCAGGGGCTGGCTGCTTTGGCGCAAAAACCGGCGACCGGTCTTATTCCCACCCGCTACCGGGAAGGGGGCTATCTGAAGAAAATCCCGCAGGATCCCTGGAACAACAACTACGTCTATCTGTCTCCGGGAACCCGCGGCGACTATGACCTGCTCTCCTACGGGGCCGACGGCGAACCGGGAGGCGAAGGAAAAAATGCCGACATCACCAACTGGGATCTCGAATAA
- a CDS encoding type II secretion system protein — protein MPTSPTGISNNTRGFTLIELSIVVFLLALFAAMTFPMMTGVGQNDLDASARRLAGTVKYLFNEAALDGREYRLVFDLGQSTYKAQRLETDGTLTEADRFGKETRLKGDARFQDILITGMGGRSSGEVTARIFPVGWMEETIIHLQDDKKRTLTLRIRPFTAETEVHEGYLEF, from the coding sequence ATGCCGACATCACCAACTGGGATCTCGAATAACACACGCGGCTTCACGCTGATCGAACTGTCCATCGTCGTTTTTCTGCTGGCTCTCTTTGCCGCCATGACGTTTCCCATGATGACAGGAGTCGGCCAGAACGACCTTGACGCTTCGGCCCGTCGTCTGGCGGGCACGGTGAAATACCTGTTCAATGAAGCAGCTCTGGATGGGCGGGAGTATCGGCTGGTATTCGACCTGGGGCAATCGACCTACAAAGCCCAGCGTCTGGAGACCGACGGCACCCTGACGGAAGCAGACCGCTTTGGCAAGGAGACCCGTCTCAAGGGGGATGCCCGCTTTCAGGATATCCTCATCACCGGCATGGGGGGGCGCTCTTCCGGCGAGGTCACCGCCCGCATCTTTCCCGTGGGATGGATGGAAGAGACGATCATCCATCTGCAGGATGATAAAAAACGAACCCTGACCCTGCGGATCAGGCCCTTCACAGCCGAAACGGAAGTACATGAAGGCTACCTGGAATTCTGA
- the gspI gene encoding type II secretion system minor pseudopilin GspI, with product MKATWNSETGFTLLEVMIALAIVSVSLVTLLTLGNRSIAVHGRLQHTTQATLLAQQQMAQIEVEAEQGTLQVREDEAPFEEPFDGYRWQVTYSDTPLPSVKMVTVTVLWGEAARQESVELNSFIFD from the coding sequence ATGAAGGCTACCTGGAATTCTGAGACAGGATTCACCCTGCTCGAAGTCATGATCGCTCTGGCCATCGTCAGTGTCTCCCTGGTGACCCTGCTGACCCTGGGCAATCGTTCCATCGCCGTGCATGGACGTCTGCAGCACACCACCCAGGCGACGCTGCTGGCGCAGCAGCAGATGGCCCAGATCGAAGTGGAGGCGGAGCAGGGCACCTTGCAGGTGCGTGAGGATGAGGCCCCCTTCGAAGAACCTTTCGATGGCTATCGCTGGCAGGTGACCTACAGCGACACGCCCCTGCCGTCCGTGAAAATGGTGACGGTGACGGTTCTGTGGGGGGAGGCGGCCCGGCAGGAAAGCGTTGAGCTGAATTCCTTCATTTTTGACTGA
- a CDS encoding type II secretion system protein GspJ yields the protein MMPGRQAGFTLIEITIAVAIAATVMLTIYGVFSSVSSAKERVEADSAAYHQARVLCDRIGKEVRGTYLRQENPKTLFVLEKNEDNLPRLTLSTTASTPQGGAGGIVIVRYDVRRDPDSDEGDKALFRTEYPLFFPEGTEHASYRLASGIEDFQIRCFADGAWHEDWQRGLPQILEINFHLRLGERTVPFTTAFELQGSQSRG from the coding sequence ATGATGCCTGGACGCCAAGCGGGGTTCACCCTCATCGAAATTACAATCGCGGTGGCCATCGCCGCCACGGTCATGCTGACCATCTACGGTGTTTTCAGCTCGGTCAGCTCCGCCAAGGAGCGCGTGGAGGCGGACAGCGCCGCCTACCACCAGGCCAGAGTACTCTGCGATCGCATCGGCAAGGAAGTCCGCGGCACCTACCTGCGCCAGGAGAACCCCAAAACCCTCTTCGTTCTGGAAAAGAACGAAGATAACCTGCCGCGGCTGACCCTGTCCACCACGGCCAGTACGCCCCAGGGGGGCGCTGGTGGCATTGTCATTGTTCGCTACGATGTTCGCCGCGACCCCGACAGTGATGAGGGAGACAAAGCGCTGTTTCGCACCGAATACCCCCTTTTCTTTCCGGAAGGGACGGAGCATGCCTCCTACCGACTGGCGTCCGGGATCGAGGACTTCCAGATCCGCTGCTTTGCCGACGGTGCCTGGCACGAAGACTGGCAACGGGGACTGCCACAGATCCTCGAAATCAATTTTCACCTGCGGCTCGGCGAGCGCACGGTTCCCTTCACCACAGCTTTTGAACTGCAAGGGAGCCAGAGTCGGGGATGA
- the gspK gene encoding type II secretion system minor pseudopilin GspK — MKTLGNERGSVLLLVLVIVALLASLLTEFAFSTLVDIRLTETFRDSTRSYYLAKGGIRVGRVLLQEDKNSYDAEGETWSLGVVNYPVGEGFVTIQIEDQGGKLDINRLVDTLGVNPNSVFIDRFNRFFDLLGLPEPEDLTAALIDWIDRDEEIYQGDGLGAESEYYQGLARPYPSKNAPLDSLEELELIRGFTPEIVRLVRPHLTVHGGDEINVNTTTEEVLMSLSADPEIDRTTAEAIVALREARPFMTPEDLKELNRLPGMDTLLRTSFAVTSPTYIISSWATVNDGSRSMEAVVRKSGDQLLFLKVN, encoded by the coding sequence ATGAAGACACTGGGGAACGAAAGAGGATCGGTGCTGCTGCTCGTCCTGGTCATCGTGGCCCTGCTGGCTTCGCTGCTCACCGAATTCGCCTTTTCCACGCTGGTGGACATACGGCTGACAGAAACTTTTCGGGACAGCACCCGCTCCTACTACCTGGCCAAAGGGGGAATACGCGTCGGCCGCGTCCTGCTTCAGGAAGACAAAAACAGCTACGACGCCGAAGGAGAAACCTGGTCTTTAGGGGTCGTCAATTATCCGGTCGGGGAGGGGTTTGTCACCATCCAGATCGAGGACCAGGGTGGCAAACTGGATATCAACCGCCTCGTTGACACCCTCGGCGTCAACCCCAACAGCGTATTTATCGATCGTTTCAACCGCTTTTTTGACCTCTTGGGATTACCGGAACCAGAGGATCTGACTGCGGCCCTGATTGACTGGATCGATCGGGACGAGGAAATCTACCAGGGTGACGGATTGGGAGCGGAAAGTGAATACTATCAGGGTCTGGCGCGTCCCTATCCCAGCAAAAATGCTCCCCTGGACAGTCTGGAAGAGCTGGAATTGATCCGCGGCTTCACCCCTGAAATAGTCAGACTGGTGCGGCCGCATCTGACGGTGCATGGCGGCGACGAGATCAACGTCAATACCACCACGGAAGAAGTGCTCATGAGCCTCTCCGCCGACCCCGAAATCGACCGGACCACGGCGGAAGCCATCGTCGCTCTGCGGGAGGCGCGGCCATTCATGACACCGGAAGATCTTAAAGAACTGAACCGATTGCCGGGCATGGACACCCTGCTGCGCACCTCCTTTGCCGTGACCAGCCCGACCTACATCATAAGCTCCTGGGCAACGGTCAACGACGGCAGCCGCTCCATGGAGGCCGTTGTCCGCAAATCGGGCGATCAACTACTCTTTCTCAAGGTTAATTAG
- the gspL gene encoding type II secretion system protein GspL gives MAKRQIGIDLDAGTVRVAVLQQEKGEPARISLGHQAYADEAELAAALKELIGTELHYGDRFAAALPASEGFVRRLSFPFADPKKIAAALSFELASQLPLSIEDCVTDFQRPVPGPDGGFSVTAAAVRAEAIPPLLGAFEAAQLPLHTIDLAPFAYAKGLKEQVNEGILACLQGQEATVSLVLDGRLVDYRILPLPAGQSADKTARALHLEGRALQQGTDYEDLPFFLMGSAVTTELKQHLPKLGAQVRIPAFLHDDDAVSPEFLPAVALALRAGLGEKDKGFNFRSGPFALKTQWGINRTHLISAGILCALILLTLTGSAYLNFSSKAQRARALQAEMTKAFRETFPGPQAVVDIPLQMRGKVKELQDKLVLFGLDQTRTPLASLQQISQTIPKDVTVDIREWNYSEEGIRMEGQTTSFDAINRIVKALEQTKNFASVQISDAKMSLEGNLVDFRLSLTPAKQGGDQ, from the coding sequence ATGGCAAAACGACAGATAGGAATCGATCTGGATGCCGGCACCGTCCGGGTGGCTGTTCTTCAGCAGGAAAAAGGGGAGCCGGCCCGAATAAGCCTCGGCCACCAAGCCTACGCCGACGAGGCCGAACTGGCGGCGGCGCTCAAAGAACTGATCGGAACGGAACTGCACTATGGCGACCGTTTTGCCGCCGCCCTGCCGGCGAGTGAAGGTTTCGTTCGCCGCCTCAGCTTCCCTTTTGCCGATCCTAAAAAGATTGCGGCGGCGCTGAGCTTTGAACTGGCCTCCCAACTTCCCCTCTCCATCGAAGACTGCGTCACCGACTTCCAGCGTCCCGTGCCTGGACCTGACGGCGGCTTTTCGGTCACGGCAGCCGCCGTTCGGGCCGAAGCCATCCCCCCCCTGCTGGGAGCCTTCGAAGCGGCACAGCTCCCTCTGCACACCATTGACCTGGCTCCTTTTGCGTATGCCAAAGGGCTGAAAGAGCAGGTGAACGAAGGCATTCTAGCCTGCCTGCAGGGTCAGGAGGCCACCGTTTCCCTTGTTCTGGACGGAAGGCTGGTCGACTATCGCATACTCCCTCTACCTGCCGGCCAAAGCGCTGACAAAACGGCGCGGGCCCTGCATCTTGAGGGCCGGGCCTTGCAGCAGGGAACAGACTATGAAGATCTCCCCTTTTTCCTCATGGGCTCTGCCGTCACTACCGAACTGAAACAGCACCTGCCAAAGCTGGGGGCGCAGGTTCGCATTCCGGCCTTTCTTCACGATGATGACGCCGTCTCCCCGGAGTTCCTTCCGGCGGTGGCCCTTGCCTTGCGGGCAGGTCTGGGGGAAAAAGACAAGGGCTTCAATTTCCGCAGTGGCCCTTTCGCCCTGAAAACCCAATGGGGTATCAACCGCACCCACCTCATCAGCGCCGGCATCCTCTGCGCCCTCATCCTGTTGACCCTGACAGGATCGGCTTACCTGAACTTCTCCAGCAAAGCCCAGCGAGCCCGAGCCCTGCAAGCAGAAATGACCAAAGCGTTTCGGGAAACCTTTCCCGGGCCGCAAGCCGTTGTCGACATTCCCCTGCAGATGAGGGGCAAGGTCAAGGAATTGCAGGACAAGCTGGTCCTCTTCGGTCTCGACCAGACACGCACGCCGCTGGCTTCGCTGCAGCAGATTTCGCAAACCATTCCGAAAGACGTCACTGTCGACATCCGTGAATGGAATTACAGCGAGGAAGGAATCCGCATGGAGGGGCAGACTACGTCCTTCGATGCCATCAATCGCATCGTCAAAGCCTTGGAACAGACCAAAAACTTTGCCTCTGTGCAGATTTCCGACGCCAAGATGAGTCTGGAAGGCAACCTCGTCGATTTTCGACTCAGCCTGACGCCCGCCAAGCAGGGAGGTGACCAATGA
- the gspM gene encoding type II secretion system protein GspM: MIANLTPRERLILAGGGLFVLLTLTYLLIWSPYRDALERFDSQIASRQRQMVEIQQLRQEFLHLNQRIAQAETQLARSRSFSLFSFVEETGARIASRENLVSMRPQPTSEQNGFREEAVEIKVEKIRLDQLVQLLYEIEAADAFLRVKNLRVKTRFDNRSQLDATLVIASLGKSQ; encoded by the coding sequence ATGATCGCCAATCTGACGCCAAGAGAACGTCTTATTCTGGCAGGGGGTGGCCTGTTCGTTCTGTTGACCCTGACGTATCTGCTCATCTGGTCGCCTTACCGCGATGCCTTGGAGCGTTTCGACAGCCAGATTGCTTCGCGGCAGCGCCAGATGGTCGAAATCCAGCAACTGCGACAGGAGTTCCTGCACCTTAATCAACGCATCGCCCAGGCCGAAACACAATTGGCTCGCTCCAGATCCTTCTCCCTCTTCTCTTTCGTCGAGGAGACCGGTGCCCGCATCGCGTCCAGGGAAAACCTGGTTTCCATGCGCCCGCAGCCGACGTCCGAGCAAAACGGTTTTCGCGAGGAGGCCGTGGAGATCAAAGTGGAGAAAATCCGGCTCGACCAACTGGTTCAACTCCTATATGAAATCGAGGCCGCCGACGCCTTCCTGCGAGTGAAAAACCTGCGCGTCAAAACCCGTTTCGACAATCGTTCACAGCTCGATGCCACACTGGTCATCGCTTCTCTGGGAAAAAGCCAATGA
- the gspN gene encoding type II secretion system protein GspN — MTFFRYRRSKPQTASSRRNTSTLRLLLIGIALLVGCFTLGLYIFFPMDALRERLEQELSADPQMQISMDSLKLTFPPALVATDIQVRAAGLPQDIVMESLQVKPLWLSLFSSNPGVKLKAQMYNGQVEANVKKRGEIEALAGSLRFELPVAPGSSIQVALTVDEIAFSGSWPIRPDTETALTASLRELSLTGMNAIGAESDTLQLGAVRVQGGGKGPALRLETIENSGGDATLAGSGTLLLTEPVGRSRVNLTFGLTPGAGFDPALRDTLGLFAKADNSGTFNLRLMGTLSNVQLR; from the coding sequence ATGACGTTTTTCCGTTATCGCCGGTCAAAACCGCAGACAGCTTCCAGCCGCCGGAATACTTCGACGCTGCGTCTGCTTCTTATCGGGATCGCCCTGCTGGTAGGATGCTTCACCCTGGGGCTCTATATTTTCTTCCCGATGGACGCTCTGCGCGAACGCCTTGAACAGGAACTGTCCGCCGACCCTCAAATGCAGATCTCGATGGACAGCCTGAAACTGACCTTCCCCCCGGCGCTTGTCGCCACCGACATCCAGGTACGGGCCGCCGGTCTGCCCCAGGATATCGTCATGGAGTCCCTGCAGGTCAAACCTCTGTGGCTGAGCCTGTTCAGCAGCAATCCCGGTGTTAAGCTGAAAGCGCAAATGTACAATGGACAGGTGGAAGCCAATGTTAAAAAGAGAGGTGAGATCGAGGCTCTAGCCGGTTCTCTGCGCTTTGAACTGCCCGTGGCGCCCGGTTCATCCATCCAGGTCGCCCTCACCGTAGACGAGATTGCGTTCTCCGGCAGCTGGCCCATCCGCCCCGATACCGAAACGGCACTGACCGCCAGTCTGCGCGAACTCAGCCTGACCGGCATGAACGCCATCGGGGCAGAAAGCGACACCCTGCAACTGGGAGCAGTTCGCGTGCAGGGGGGCGGCAAAGGCCCTGCCCTGCGTCTCGAAACAATCGAAAACAGCGGCGGCGATGCCACCCTGGCAGGCAGCGGTACCCTTCTGCTCACGGAACCCGTGGGGCGCAGCCGGGTGAACCTGACCTTCGGGTTGACCCCCGGGGCCGGATTCGACCCCGCTCTGCGGGACACGTTGGGTCTGTTCGCCAAAGCGGACAACAGCGGCACCTTCAACCTGCGGCTCATGGGAACCCTGAGTAACGTCCAGCTACGCTGA
- a CDS encoding DUF3187 family protein codes for MLKNIQIIGVLAGILCSAPSQAIDILPFRTSNQSPLVQIYGLPSAERSALLAAGQWEGTLSFDLASNYTRHTSPTESIILDGETSRLNLALRHGLSTGWEIGLDIPMLWHRSGFLDAFIEDWHSFFSLPQGGRDHAPRNRLAYRYDRTGQPSLSLTEDAEGLGDVSFSLGLQLFNQNNGRDSVALRAALKLPTGDSDHLLGSGSTDLALSISASTQRPGGWGDWSVWGNAGLLTMSDGDVLKSQQRNLAAFGTLGMGWAPADWLAFKIQMDGHTPFYDDSDLDEVSSPSAQLTLGGSLGLTPATLLDLGVTEDIAVATAPDVVFHLALRHRF; via the coding sequence ATGCTGAAAAATATCCAGATCATCGGAGTTTTGGCCGGCATATTGTGTTCTGCCCCCAGCCAGGCCATCGACATCCTGCCCTTTCGTACCAGCAACCAGAGCCCTCTGGTGCAGATTTACGGACTGCCGTCCGCCGAACGTAGTGCCCTGCTGGCAGCGGGGCAATGGGAAGGCACCCTCTCCTTCGACCTGGCCAGCAACTATACCCGGCATACCTCTCCTACCGAAAGCATCATCCTGGATGGCGAGACCTCGCGACTGAACCTCGCATTACGTCACGGCCTGTCGACCGGCTGGGAAATCGGACTGGATATCCCCATGCTCTGGCACCGGAGCGGCTTTCTCGACGCCTTCATCGAAGACTGGCACTCCTTTTTCTCTCTCCCCCAGGGCGGCCGCGATCACGCCCCCCGCAATCGCCTCGCCTATCGGTATGACCGTACCGGCCAGCCCTCCCTGAGCCTAACGGAGGACGCGGAAGGATTGGGAGATGTGAGTTTTTCGCTGGGCTTGCAACTTTTCAACCAGAACAACGGCCGCGACAGTGTCGCCCTGCGAGCCGCCCTCAAACTGCCAACGGGTGACAGCGACCATCTGCTGGGAAGCGGCAGCACCGACCTGGCCCTCTCCATCAGCGCCAGCACACAGCGCCCCGGTGGTTGGGGCGACTGGTCCGTGTGGGGGAACGCCGGCCTTCTGACCATGAGCGACGGTGACGTACTGAAGAGCCAGCAGCGCAACCTGGCCGCCTTCGGCACCCTCGGCATGGGCTGGGCCCCCGCCGACTGGCTGGCCTTCAAAATCCAGATGGATGGGCACACGCCCTTTTACGACGACAGTGACCTCGATGAGGTCTCCAGCCCCTCCGCCCAACTCACCCTGGGGGGTAGCCTGGGATTGACTCCGGCCACCCTTCTCGACCTCGGCGTGACGGAGGATATCGCCGTCGCCACCGCTCCCGATGTAGTCTTCCACCTCGCTCTTCGCCATCGTTTTTAA